The following are from one region of the Siniperca chuatsi isolate FFG_IHB_CAS linkage group LG21, ASM2008510v1, whole genome shotgun sequence genome:
- the elavl3 gene encoding ELAV-like protein 3 isoform X16, whose product MVTIISTMETQVSNGPSGTSLPNGPVISTNGSTDDSKTNLIVNYLPQNMTQEEFKSLFGSIGEIESCKLVRDKITGQSLGYGFVNYVDPNDADKAINTLNGLKLQTKTIKVSYARPSSASIRDANLYVSGLPKTMSQKDMEQLFSQYGRIITSRILVDQVTGISRGVGFIRFDKRNEAEEAIKGLNGQKPLGAAEPITVKFANNPSQKTGQALLTQLYQTAARRYTGPLHHQTQRFRFSPITIDSMTSLAGVNLTGPTGAGWCIFVYNLSPEADESVLWQLFGPFGAVTNVKVIRDFTTNKCKGFGFVTMTNYDEAAMAIASLNGYRLGDRVLQVSFKTSKQHKA is encoded by the exons ataaTCAGCACCATGGAAACCCAGGTGTCCAATGGTCCAAGCGGAACCAGTCTGCCTAATGGTCCAGTCATTAGCACCAACGGCTCCACAGACGACAGCAAAACCAACCTGATCGTCAACTATCTGCCTCAGAACATGACCCAGGAAGAGTTCAAAAGTTTGTTTGGTAGCATTGGAGAGATTGAGTCCTGCAAGCTAGTCAGAGACAAGATAACAG GTCAGAGTTTAGGATATGGCTTTGTAAACTATGTGGATCCAAATGATGCAGATAAGGCCATCAACACACTCAATGGTCTAAAGCTGCAGACTAAAACAATCAAG GTATCATATGCCCGGCCAAGCTCGGCTTCTATTCGTGATGCCAACCTTTACGTGAGTGGACTCCCCAAAACCATGAGCCAGAAGGACATGGAACAGCTGTTCTCCCAATACGGTCGCATCATCACATCCCGCATCCTAGTGGACCAAGTCACAG GCATATCACGAGGAGTGGGCTTCATCCGGTTTGACAAGCGGAACGAGGCAGAGGAAGCCATCAAAGGTCTGAACGGACAAAAGCCTTTGGGTGCTGCCGAGCCCATCACTGTCAAGTTCGCCAACAACCCCAGCCAGAAGACAGGCCAGGCCTTACTGACTCAGCTGTACCAGACTGCTGCCCGCCGCTACACAGGACCCCTGCACCACCAGACTCAGCGTTTCAG ATTCTCCCCCATCACCATTGACAGCATGACCAGCCTGGCCGGGGTCAATCTTACTGGTCCAACTGGAGCCGGCTGGTGCATCTTTGTATACAACCTGTCCCCCGAGGCGGACGAGAGCGTCCTGTGGCAGCTCTTTGGGCCCTTCGGCGCCGTCACTAACGTCAAAGTCATCCGTGACTTCACCACCAACAAATGTAAGGGCTTTGGCTTTGTCACCATGACCAACTACGATGAAGCCGCCATGGCTATCGCTAGCCTTAATGGCTACCGCCTGGGTGACCGCGTGCTGCAGGTTTCTTTCAAGACCAGCAAGCAGCACAAGGCCTGA
- the elavl3 gene encoding ELAV-like protein 3 isoform X7, whose product MVTIISTMETQVSNGPSGTSLPNGPVISTNGSTDDSKTNLIVNYLPQNMTQEEFKSLFGSIGEIESCKLVRDKITGQSLGYGFVNYVDPNDADKAINTLNGLKLQTKTIKVSYARPSSASIRDANLYVSGLPKTMSQKDMEQLFSQYGRIITSRILVDQVTAGISRGVGFIRFDKRNEAEEAIKGLNGQKPLGAAEPITVKFANNPSQKTGQALLTQLYQTAARRYTGPLHHQTQRFRLDNLLNASYGVKSSPTLFPRFSPITIDSMTSLAGVNLTGPTGAGWCIFVYNLSPEADESVLWQLFGPFGAVTNVKVIRDFTTNKCKGFGFVTMTNYDEAAMAIASLNGYRLGDRVLQVSFKTSKQHKA is encoded by the exons ataaTCAGCACCATGGAAACCCAGGTGTCCAATGGTCCAAGCGGAACCAGTCTGCCTAATGGTCCAGTCATTAGCACCAACGGCTCCACAGACGACAGCAAAACCAACCTGATCGTCAACTATCTGCCTCAGAACATGACCCAGGAAGAGTTCAAAAGTTTGTTTGGTAGCATTGGAGAGATTGAGTCCTGCAAGCTAGTCAGAGACAAGATAACAG GTCAGAGTTTAGGATATGGCTTTGTAAACTATGTGGATCCAAATGATGCAGATAAGGCCATCAACACACTCAATGGTCTAAAGCTGCAGACTAAAACAATCAAG GTATCATATGCCCGGCCAAGCTCGGCTTCTATTCGTGATGCCAACCTTTACGTGAGTGGACTCCCCAAAACCATGAGCCAGAAGGACATGGAACAGCTGTTCTCCCAATACGGTCGCATCATCACATCCCGCATCCTAGTGGACCAAGTCACAG CAGGCATATCACGAGGAGTGGGCTTCATCCGGTTTGACAAGCGGAACGAGGCAGAGGAAGCCATCAAAGGTCTGAACGGACAAAAGCCTTTGGGTGCTGCCGAGCCCATCACTGTCAAGTTCGCCAACAACCCCAGCCAGAAGACAGGCCAGGCCTTACTGACTCAGCTGTACCAGACTGCTGCCCGCCGCTACACAGGACCCCTGCACCACCAGACTCAGCGTTTCAG ACTCGACAATTTACTAAACGCCAGCTACGGAGTCAAGAG TTCTCCTACTCTCTTCCCCAGATTCTCCCCCATCACCATTGACAGCATGACCAGCCTGGCCGGGGTCAATCTTACTGGTCCAACTGGAGCCGGCTGGTGCATCTTTGTATACAACCTGTCCCCCGAGGCGGACGAGAGCGTCCTGTGGCAGCTCTTTGGGCCCTTCGGCGCCGTCACTAACGTCAAAGTCATCCGTGACTTCACCACCAACAAATGTAAGGGCTTTGGCTTTGTCACCATGACCAACTACGATGAAGCCGCCATGGCTATCGCTAGCCTTAATGGCTACCGCCTGGGTGACCGCGTGCTGCAGGTTTCTTTCAAGACCAGCAAGCAGCACAAGGCCTGA
- the elavl3 gene encoding ELAV-like protein 3 isoform X2: MVTIISTMETQVSNGPSGTSLPNGPVISTNGSTDDSKTNLIVNYLPQNMTQEEFKSLFGSIGEIESCKLVRDKITGQSLGYGFVNYVDPNDADKAINTLNGLKLQTKTIKVSYARPSSASIRDANLYVSGLPKTMSQKDMEQLFSQYGRIITSRILVDQVTAGISRGVGFIRFDKRNEAEEAIKGLNGQKPLGAAEPITVKFANNPSQKTGQALLTQLYQTAARRYTGPLHHQTQRFSMIPSLGKGPDPNNSSKPILDNLLNASYGVKSSPTLFPRFSPITIDSMTSLAGVNLTGPTGAGWCIFVYNLSPEADESVLWQLFGPFGAVTNVKVIRDFTTNKCKGFGFVTMTNYDEAAMAIASLNGYRLGDRVLQVSFKTSKQHKA, from the exons ataaTCAGCACCATGGAAACCCAGGTGTCCAATGGTCCAAGCGGAACCAGTCTGCCTAATGGTCCAGTCATTAGCACCAACGGCTCCACAGACGACAGCAAAACCAACCTGATCGTCAACTATCTGCCTCAGAACATGACCCAGGAAGAGTTCAAAAGTTTGTTTGGTAGCATTGGAGAGATTGAGTCCTGCAAGCTAGTCAGAGACAAGATAACAG GTCAGAGTTTAGGATATGGCTTTGTAAACTATGTGGATCCAAATGATGCAGATAAGGCCATCAACACACTCAATGGTCTAAAGCTGCAGACTAAAACAATCAAG GTATCATATGCCCGGCCAAGCTCGGCTTCTATTCGTGATGCCAACCTTTACGTGAGTGGACTCCCCAAAACCATGAGCCAGAAGGACATGGAACAGCTGTTCTCCCAATACGGTCGCATCATCACATCCCGCATCCTAGTGGACCAAGTCACAG CAGGCATATCACGAGGAGTGGGCTTCATCCGGTTTGACAAGCGGAACGAGGCAGAGGAAGCCATCAAAGGTCTGAACGGACAAAAGCCTTTGGGTGCTGCCGAGCCCATCACTGTCAAGTTCGCCAACAACCCCAGCCAGAAGACAGGCCAGGCCTTACTGACTCAGCTGTACCAGACTGCTGCCCGCCGCTACACAGGACCCCTGCACCACCAGACTCAGCGTTTCAG CATGATCCCTTCACTTGGAAAGGGACCAGATCCAAATAACAGCTCAAAACCAAT ACTCGACAATTTACTAAACGCCAGCTACGGAGTCAAGAG TTCTCCTACTCTCTTCCCCAGATTCTCCCCCATCACCATTGACAGCATGACCAGCCTGGCCGGGGTCAATCTTACTGGTCCAACTGGAGCCGGCTGGTGCATCTTTGTATACAACCTGTCCCCCGAGGCGGACGAGAGCGTCCTGTGGCAGCTCTTTGGGCCCTTCGGCGCCGTCACTAACGTCAAAGTCATCCGTGACTTCACCACCAACAAATGTAAGGGCTTTGGCTTTGTCACCATGACCAACTACGATGAAGCCGCCATGGCTATCGCTAGCCTTAATGGCTACCGCCTGGGTGACCGCGTGCTGCAGGTTTCTTTCAAGACCAGCAAGCAGCACAAGGCCTGA
- the elavl3 gene encoding ELAV-like protein 3 isoform X4, translated as MVTQIISTMETQVSNGPSGTSLPNGPVISTNGSTDDSKTNLIVNYLPQNMTQEEFKSLFGSIGEIESCKLVRDKITGQSLGYGFVNYVDPNDADKAINTLNGLKLQTKTIKVSYARPSSASIRDANLYVSGLPKTMSQKDMEQLFSQYGRIITSRILVDQVTAGISRGVGFIRFDKRNEAEEAIKGLNGQKPLGAAEPITVKFANNPSQKTGQALLTQLYQTAARRYTGPLHHQTQRFSMIPSLGKGPDPNNSSKPILDNLLNASYGVKRFSPITIDSMTSLAGVNLTGPTGAGWCIFVYNLSPEADESVLWQLFGPFGAVTNVKVIRDFTTNKCKGFGFVTMTNYDEAAMAIASLNGYRLGDRVLQVSFKTSKQHKA; from the exons cagataaTCAGCACCATGGAAACCCAGGTGTCCAATGGTCCAAGCGGAACCAGTCTGCCTAATGGTCCAGTCATTAGCACCAACGGCTCCACAGACGACAGCAAAACCAACCTGATCGTCAACTATCTGCCTCAGAACATGACCCAGGAAGAGTTCAAAAGTTTGTTTGGTAGCATTGGAGAGATTGAGTCCTGCAAGCTAGTCAGAGACAAGATAACAG GTCAGAGTTTAGGATATGGCTTTGTAAACTATGTGGATCCAAATGATGCAGATAAGGCCATCAACACACTCAATGGTCTAAAGCTGCAGACTAAAACAATCAAG GTATCATATGCCCGGCCAAGCTCGGCTTCTATTCGTGATGCCAACCTTTACGTGAGTGGACTCCCCAAAACCATGAGCCAGAAGGACATGGAACAGCTGTTCTCCCAATACGGTCGCATCATCACATCCCGCATCCTAGTGGACCAAGTCACAG CAGGCATATCACGAGGAGTGGGCTTCATCCGGTTTGACAAGCGGAACGAGGCAGAGGAAGCCATCAAAGGTCTGAACGGACAAAAGCCTTTGGGTGCTGCCGAGCCCATCACTGTCAAGTTCGCCAACAACCCCAGCCAGAAGACAGGCCAGGCCTTACTGACTCAGCTGTACCAGACTGCTGCCCGCCGCTACACAGGACCCCTGCACCACCAGACTCAGCGTTTCAG CATGATCCCTTCACTTGGAAAGGGACCAGATCCAAATAACAGCTCAAAACCAAT ACTCGACAATTTACTAAACGCCAGCTACGGAGTCAAGAG ATTCTCCCCCATCACCATTGACAGCATGACCAGCCTGGCCGGGGTCAATCTTACTGGTCCAACTGGAGCCGGCTGGTGCATCTTTGTATACAACCTGTCCCCCGAGGCGGACGAGAGCGTCCTGTGGCAGCTCTTTGGGCCCTTCGGCGCCGTCACTAACGTCAAAGTCATCCGTGACTTCACCACCAACAAATGTAAGGGCTTTGGCTTTGTCACCATGACCAACTACGATGAAGCCGCCATGGCTATCGCTAGCCTTAATGGCTACCGCCTGGGTGACCGCGTGCTGCAGGTTTCTTTCAAGACCAGCAAGCAGCACAAGGCCTGA
- the elavl3 gene encoding ELAV-like protein 3 isoform X8: MVTQIISTMETQVSNGPSGTSLPNGPVISTNGSTDDSKTNLIVNYLPQNMTQEEFKSLFGSIGEIESCKLVRDKITGQSLGYGFVNYVDPNDADKAINTLNGLKLQTKTIKVSYARPSSASIRDANLYVSGLPKTMSQKDMEQLFSQYGRIITSRILVDQVTGISRGVGFIRFDKRNEAEEAIKGLNGQKPLGAAEPITVKFANNPSQKTGQALLTQLYQTAARRYTGPLHHQTQRFRLDNLLNASYGVKSSPTLFPRFSPITIDSMTSLAGVNLTGPTGAGWCIFVYNLSPEADESVLWQLFGPFGAVTNVKVIRDFTTNKCKGFGFVTMTNYDEAAMAIASLNGYRLGDRVLQVSFKTSKQHKA; the protein is encoded by the exons cagataaTCAGCACCATGGAAACCCAGGTGTCCAATGGTCCAAGCGGAACCAGTCTGCCTAATGGTCCAGTCATTAGCACCAACGGCTCCACAGACGACAGCAAAACCAACCTGATCGTCAACTATCTGCCTCAGAACATGACCCAGGAAGAGTTCAAAAGTTTGTTTGGTAGCATTGGAGAGATTGAGTCCTGCAAGCTAGTCAGAGACAAGATAACAG GTCAGAGTTTAGGATATGGCTTTGTAAACTATGTGGATCCAAATGATGCAGATAAGGCCATCAACACACTCAATGGTCTAAAGCTGCAGACTAAAACAATCAAG GTATCATATGCCCGGCCAAGCTCGGCTTCTATTCGTGATGCCAACCTTTACGTGAGTGGACTCCCCAAAACCATGAGCCAGAAGGACATGGAACAGCTGTTCTCCCAATACGGTCGCATCATCACATCCCGCATCCTAGTGGACCAAGTCACAG GCATATCACGAGGAGTGGGCTTCATCCGGTTTGACAAGCGGAACGAGGCAGAGGAAGCCATCAAAGGTCTGAACGGACAAAAGCCTTTGGGTGCTGCCGAGCCCATCACTGTCAAGTTCGCCAACAACCCCAGCCAGAAGACAGGCCAGGCCTTACTGACTCAGCTGTACCAGACTGCTGCCCGCCGCTACACAGGACCCCTGCACCACCAGACTCAGCGTTTCAG ACTCGACAATTTACTAAACGCCAGCTACGGAGTCAAGAG TTCTCCTACTCTCTTCCCCAGATTCTCCCCCATCACCATTGACAGCATGACCAGCCTGGCCGGGGTCAATCTTACTGGTCCAACTGGAGCCGGCTGGTGCATCTTTGTATACAACCTGTCCCCCGAGGCGGACGAGAGCGTCCTGTGGCAGCTCTTTGGGCCCTTCGGCGCCGTCACTAACGTCAAAGTCATCCGTGACTTCACCACCAACAAATGTAAGGGCTTTGGCTTTGTCACCATGACCAACTACGATGAAGCCGCCATGGCTATCGCTAGCCTTAATGGCTACCGCCTGGGTGACCGCGTGCTGCAGGTTTCTTTCAAGACCAGCAAGCAGCACAAGGCCTGA
- the elavl3 gene encoding ELAV-like protein 3 isoform X11, with protein MVTIISTMETQVSNGPSGTSLPNGPVISTNGSTDDSKTNLIVNYLPQNMTQEEFKSLFGSIGEIESCKLVRDKITGQSLGYGFVNYVDPNDADKAINTLNGLKLQTKTIKVSYARPSSASIRDANLYVSGLPKTMSQKDMEQLFSQYGRIITSRILVDQVTAGISRGVGFIRFDKRNEAEEAIKGLNGQKPLGAAEPITVKFANNPSQKTGQALLTQLYQTAARRYTGPLHHQTQRFRLDNLLNASYGVKRFSPITIDSMTSLAGVNLTGPTGAGWCIFVYNLSPEADESVLWQLFGPFGAVTNVKVIRDFTTNKCKGFGFVTMTNYDEAAMAIASLNGYRLGDRVLQVSFKTSKQHKA; from the exons ataaTCAGCACCATGGAAACCCAGGTGTCCAATGGTCCAAGCGGAACCAGTCTGCCTAATGGTCCAGTCATTAGCACCAACGGCTCCACAGACGACAGCAAAACCAACCTGATCGTCAACTATCTGCCTCAGAACATGACCCAGGAAGAGTTCAAAAGTTTGTTTGGTAGCATTGGAGAGATTGAGTCCTGCAAGCTAGTCAGAGACAAGATAACAG GTCAGAGTTTAGGATATGGCTTTGTAAACTATGTGGATCCAAATGATGCAGATAAGGCCATCAACACACTCAATGGTCTAAAGCTGCAGACTAAAACAATCAAG GTATCATATGCCCGGCCAAGCTCGGCTTCTATTCGTGATGCCAACCTTTACGTGAGTGGACTCCCCAAAACCATGAGCCAGAAGGACATGGAACAGCTGTTCTCCCAATACGGTCGCATCATCACATCCCGCATCCTAGTGGACCAAGTCACAG CAGGCATATCACGAGGAGTGGGCTTCATCCGGTTTGACAAGCGGAACGAGGCAGAGGAAGCCATCAAAGGTCTGAACGGACAAAAGCCTTTGGGTGCTGCCGAGCCCATCACTGTCAAGTTCGCCAACAACCCCAGCCAGAAGACAGGCCAGGCCTTACTGACTCAGCTGTACCAGACTGCTGCCCGCCGCTACACAGGACCCCTGCACCACCAGACTCAGCGTTTCAG ACTCGACAATTTACTAAACGCCAGCTACGGAGTCAAGAG ATTCTCCCCCATCACCATTGACAGCATGACCAGCCTGGCCGGGGTCAATCTTACTGGTCCAACTGGAGCCGGCTGGTGCATCTTTGTATACAACCTGTCCCCCGAGGCGGACGAGAGCGTCCTGTGGCAGCTCTTTGGGCCCTTCGGCGCCGTCACTAACGTCAAAGTCATCCGTGACTTCACCACCAACAAATGTAAGGGCTTTGGCTTTGTCACCATGACCAACTACGATGAAGCCGCCATGGCTATCGCTAGCCTTAATGGCTACCGCCTGGGTGACCGCGTGCTGCAGGTTTCTTTCAAGACCAGCAAGCAGCACAAGGCCTGA
- the elavl3 gene encoding ELAV-like protein 3 isoform X14, which produces MVTQIISTMETQVSNGPSGTSLPNGPVISTNGSTDDSKTNLIVNYLPQNMTQEEFKSLFGSIGEIESCKLVRDKITGQSLGYGFVNYVDPNDADKAINTLNGLKLQTKTIKVSYARPSSASIRDANLYVSGLPKTMSQKDMEQLFSQYGRIITSRILVDQVTAGISRGVGFIRFDKRNEAEEAIKGLNGQKPLGAAEPITVKFANNPSQKTGQALLTQLYQTAARRYTGPLHHQTQRFRFSPITIDSMTSLAGVNLTGPTGAGWCIFVYNLSPEADESVLWQLFGPFGAVTNVKVIRDFTTNKCKGFGFVTMTNYDEAAMAIASLNGYRLGDRVLQVSFKTSKQHKA; this is translated from the exons cagataaTCAGCACCATGGAAACCCAGGTGTCCAATGGTCCAAGCGGAACCAGTCTGCCTAATGGTCCAGTCATTAGCACCAACGGCTCCACAGACGACAGCAAAACCAACCTGATCGTCAACTATCTGCCTCAGAACATGACCCAGGAAGAGTTCAAAAGTTTGTTTGGTAGCATTGGAGAGATTGAGTCCTGCAAGCTAGTCAGAGACAAGATAACAG GTCAGAGTTTAGGATATGGCTTTGTAAACTATGTGGATCCAAATGATGCAGATAAGGCCATCAACACACTCAATGGTCTAAAGCTGCAGACTAAAACAATCAAG GTATCATATGCCCGGCCAAGCTCGGCTTCTATTCGTGATGCCAACCTTTACGTGAGTGGACTCCCCAAAACCATGAGCCAGAAGGACATGGAACAGCTGTTCTCCCAATACGGTCGCATCATCACATCCCGCATCCTAGTGGACCAAGTCACAG CAGGCATATCACGAGGAGTGGGCTTCATCCGGTTTGACAAGCGGAACGAGGCAGAGGAAGCCATCAAAGGTCTGAACGGACAAAAGCCTTTGGGTGCTGCCGAGCCCATCACTGTCAAGTTCGCCAACAACCCCAGCCAGAAGACAGGCCAGGCCTTACTGACTCAGCTGTACCAGACTGCTGCCCGCCGCTACACAGGACCCCTGCACCACCAGACTCAGCGTTTCAG ATTCTCCCCCATCACCATTGACAGCATGACCAGCCTGGCCGGGGTCAATCTTACTGGTCCAACTGGAGCCGGCTGGTGCATCTTTGTATACAACCTGTCCCCCGAGGCGGACGAGAGCGTCCTGTGGCAGCTCTTTGGGCCCTTCGGCGCCGTCACTAACGTCAAAGTCATCCGTGACTTCACCACCAACAAATGTAAGGGCTTTGGCTTTGTCACCATGACCAACTACGATGAAGCCGCCATGGCTATCGCTAGCCTTAATGGCTACCGCCTGGGTGACCGCGTGCTGCAGGTTTCTTTCAAGACCAGCAAGCAGCACAAGGCCTGA